A portion of the Streptomyces sp. NBC_01335 genome contains these proteins:
- a CDS encoding branched-chain amino acid aminotransferase yields MTTDFPLSRTTNPTPVAERGTILADPGFGRWFTDHMATAKWTPAGGWHDHRIGPLEPFSMHPSTAVLHYAQEIFEGLKAYRHADGSVWLFRPDANARRFARSAARLALPQLPEEDFLTSVAELVRADEAWVPTPTVDESLYLRPFMFASEAFLGVRPAAQVTYAVIASPAGPFFPSGVTGVTLWISSEYTRAAKGGTGTAKCGGNYAASLAAQIEAQQHGCDQVMYLDSAGEDNLEESGTMNVCLITADGRLVTPALGTILEGVTRDTVLSLAADFGLTPEERSISLGELRSGAADGSITEVFAAGTAAVITPMVGFKGEGYEFTVGDGTPGKHTMALRDHVLDIQYGRAEDKHGWMRRVV; encoded by the coding sequence ATGACTACCGACTTTCCCCTTTCCCGGACGACGAATCCCACCCCTGTGGCCGAGCGCGGGACCATCCTCGCCGATCCGGGATTCGGCCGTTGGTTCACCGACCACATGGCCACGGCGAAGTGGACGCCGGCGGGTGGTTGGCACGATCACAGGATCGGCCCGCTGGAGCCGTTCTCGATGCATCCCAGCACGGCGGTTCTGCACTACGCGCAGGAGATCTTCGAAGGCCTGAAGGCCTATCGCCACGCCGACGGCAGCGTCTGGCTGTTCCGCCCGGACGCCAACGCGCGGCGCTTCGCCCGCTCCGCCGCGCGGCTGGCGCTGCCTCAGCTGCCCGAGGAGGACTTCCTCACCAGCGTCGCGGAGTTGGTGCGCGCGGACGAGGCCTGGGTCCCTACGCCCACCGTTGACGAGAGCCTCTATCTCCGGCCGTTCATGTTCGCCTCGGAGGCGTTCCTGGGCGTGCGGCCCGCCGCCCAGGTGACCTACGCGGTCATCGCCAGCCCCGCCGGCCCCTTCTTCCCTTCGGGCGTCACCGGCGTCACGCTGTGGATCAGCAGCGAGTACACCCGTGCGGCCAAGGGCGGTACCGGAACGGCCAAGTGCGGCGGCAACTACGCCGCGAGCCTGGCCGCGCAGATCGAGGCGCAGCAGCACGGCTGCGACCAGGTGATGTACCTGGACAGCGCGGGTGAGGACAATCTGGAGGAGTCCGGCACCATGAACGTGTGCCTGATCACCGCGGACGGCCGGCTCGTCACCCCTGCTCTCGGCACCATCCTGGAGGGTGTCACCCGGGACACCGTCCTGAGCCTGGCCGCGGACTTCGGGCTGACCCCCGAGGAGCGGTCGATCAGCCTGGGCGAACTGCGGTCGGGGGCCGCGGACGGAAGCATCACCGAGGTGTTCGCGGCCGGCACGGCCGCGGTGATCACGCCGATGGTCGGATTCAAGGGCGAGGGTTACGAGTTCACCGTCGGGGACGGCACTCCCGGCAAGCACACCATGGCGCTGCGCGACCATGTCCTGGACATCCAGTACGGTCGCGCCGAGGACAAGCACGGCTGGATGCGGCGGGTGGTCTGA
- a CDS encoding phytoene/squalene synthase family protein gives MTARELDAAAIHDPALRAAYATCRRLNARHGRTYFLATRLLPADRRPAVHALYGFARRADDIVDDLAADAGPGDRARALLAFEQRLAEGLTHGTADEPVIRALVHTASVYGIEHRHFTDFMASMRSDLTVTGYASWEELGGYTHGSAAVIGLQMLPVLGTVAPREEAAPYAAGLGVAFQLTNFLRDVGEDLDRGRVYLPADLLAAHGVDRELLLHSRATGLRDPRITSALRAAAAHNREIYRRALPGIALLAPESRPCIRTASVLYGGILDAIEADGYAVLHRRAVVSRARRATVALDGLVRALAARPAPRPTGAPRPTSRRRSLPAEDAPPAGQPHRTRSAAETAHEDVA, from the coding sequence ATGACCGCCCGTGAACTCGACGCGGCCGCCATCCACGACCCCGCCCTGCGCGCCGCGTACGCCACCTGCCGCAGGCTCAACGCACGCCACGGCAGGACGTACTTCCTCGCCACCCGGCTGCTCCCCGCCGACCGCCGCCCCGCCGTGCACGCCCTCTACGGCTTCGCCCGCCGGGCCGACGACATCGTGGACGACCTGGCCGCCGACGCCGGCCCCGGGGACCGCGCTCGGGCGCTGCTCGCCTTCGAACAGCGGCTCGCCGAGGGCCTCACGCACGGCACCGCCGACGAACCGGTGATCCGGGCGCTGGTCCACACCGCGTCCGTGTACGGCATCGAACACCGCCACTTCACCGACTTCATGGCCTCCATGCGCAGCGACCTCACGGTGACCGGGTACGCCTCCTGGGAGGAACTCGGCGGCTACACCCACGGATCGGCCGCCGTGATCGGCCTCCAGATGCTGCCCGTCCTCGGCACGGTCGCCCCCCGCGAGGAGGCCGCCCCGTACGCCGCCGGCCTGGGCGTCGCCTTCCAGCTGACCAACTTCCTCCGGGACGTCGGCGAGGACCTCGACCGGGGCCGCGTCTACCTCCCGGCCGACCTGCTCGCCGCGCACGGGGTGGACCGCGAACTCCTGCTGCACAGCCGGGCGACCGGCCTCCGCGACCCGCGCATCACCTCCGCGCTGCGGGCCGCCGCCGCGCACAACCGGGAGATCTACCGGCGGGCACTGCCCGGCATCGCCCTGCTCGCCCCCGAGTCACGCCCCTGCATCCGCACCGCGTCCGTGCTGTACGGAGGCATCCTCGACGCCATCGAGGCGGACGGCTACGCCGTGCTCCACCGGCGCGCGGTCGTCTCCCGCGCCCGCCGCGCCACCGTCGCCCTGGACGGCCTGGTACGCGCCCTCGCCGCCCGCCCGGCACCCCGCCCCACCGGCGCACCCCGGCCGACCTCCCGGCGCCGCTCCCTCCCGGCCGAGGACGCTCCACCGGCGGGGCAGCCGCACCGCACCCGGTCCGCCGCCGAGACCGCACACGAGGACGTGGCATGA
- a CDS encoding sigma-70 family RNA polymerase sigma factor yields MTAVDVPAGHRAPQAPVRTPAQERSEDEDRAAAELADGLLRGDAESFARIFHRWGTLVHTLAARSLGDPREAEDVTQQVFLAAWRGRAGYRPERGPLPGWLVGITRRKVADALAARTRRGELVAASAAREQVRGTEGAGPETAVLDRVLVVQELCKLPAVQRHILCMAFFDDLTQVQIAERTGLPLGTVKSHARRALVRMRRSLTAAAPEMH; encoded by the coding sequence ATGACCGCAGTCGACGTACCGGCGGGGCATCGCGCGCCGCAGGCGCCGGTCCGCACGCCCGCGCAGGAGCGTAGCGAGGACGAGGACCGCGCCGCAGCAGAACTGGCGGATGGCCTCCTCAGAGGTGACGCGGAGTCCTTCGCCCGGATCTTCCATCGGTGGGGCACCCTGGTCCACACGCTGGCCGCACGCTCCCTCGGTGATCCCCGCGAGGCCGAGGACGTCACCCAGCAGGTGTTCCTGGCGGCGTGGCGGGGGCGTGCGGGGTACCGCCCCGAGCGCGGTCCGCTGCCCGGGTGGCTGGTCGGCATCACCCGGCGCAAGGTCGCCGACGCCCTCGCCGCGCGCACCCGGCGCGGCGAGCTGGTCGCCGCGTCCGCCGCGCGGGAGCAGGTGCGCGGCACCGAGGGCGCGGGGCCGGAGACCGCGGTGCTCGACCGGGTGCTGGTCGTCCAGGAGCTCTGCAAACTCCCCGCGGTGCAGCGGCACATCCTCTGCATGGCCTTCTTCGACGACCTCACCCAGGTGCAGATCGCCGAACGGACCGGCCTGCCGCTGGGGACCGTGAAGAGCCACGCCCGCCGGGCCCTGGTGCGGATGCGCCGGTCGCTCACGGCCGCCGCACCGGAGATGCACTGA
- a CDS encoding lycopene cyclase family protein codes for MPYADVVIVGAGAAGLSLAYRLCAPGAEVELSVLLVDAPPGPLRPPPRTWCFWEPPGGEFDAAVSASWRRLRVRAADGSATVAVASPLRYKMLRSDAFTGLVDRRLDSAGGFGRVELTVRAVRDAVGGGGEVVGEDARGRRTVVTGRYVFDSRPPGRLPAARTTLLQHFTGWFVHTRRPVFEPDTADLMDFRTPQPRHGLSFAYVLPLDARSALVEYTEFSRTPLEPAAYTEALEHHLREVLGASPYRVSATEHGVIPMTDGRFRPRAGRSVFRVGTAGGATRPSTGYTFSAVQRQTRSLAAALRAGEPPRTPSPYRARSLAMDAVMLRALDTGRVDGAAFFTGLFRSVPPARLLRFLDGSAPLREELLVGLRTPVAPMLRTVAELPFRARRFYPAQPAPASSLPHLPDEE; via the coding sequence TTGCCGTACGCCGACGTGGTCATCGTGGGCGCGGGAGCGGCCGGTCTGTCGCTCGCGTACCGTCTGTGCGCACCGGGCGCGGAGGTGGAGCTCTCCGTCCTCCTGGTCGACGCCCCGCCGGGCCCGCTGCGGCCGCCGCCCCGCACCTGGTGCTTCTGGGAGCCGCCGGGCGGCGAGTTCGACGCGGCGGTGTCCGCGTCGTGGCGGCGGCTCCGGGTGCGCGCCGCCGACGGCTCGGCCACGGTGGCGGTGGCGTCCCCGCTCCGGTACAAGATGCTCCGGTCCGACGCCTTCACGGGGCTGGTGGACCGGAGGCTGGACTCGGCCGGGGGCTTCGGGCGCGTGGAGCTGACCGTGCGGGCGGTGCGCGACGCGGTCGGGGGCGGCGGCGAGGTGGTCGGCGAGGACGCCCGGGGCCGCCGTACCGTCGTGACCGGGCGGTACGTCTTCGACTCGCGACCGCCCGGCCGTCTGCCGGCCGCCCGGACCACGCTCCTCCAGCACTTCACCGGCTGGTTCGTGCACACCCGGCGACCGGTGTTCGAGCCGGACACCGCCGATCTCATGGACTTCCGGACCCCGCAGCCGCGCCACGGTCTCTCCTTCGCCTACGTGCTCCCGCTGGACGCGCGCTCCGCCCTGGTGGAGTACACGGAGTTCTCCCGCACCCCGCTCGAACCGGCCGCGTACACAGAGGCGTTGGAGCACCATCTCCGCGAGGTGCTCGGCGCGTCGCCGTACCGGGTGTCCGCCACCGAGCACGGCGTCATCCCCATGACGGACGGGCGCTTCCGGCCGCGCGCGGGACGTTCGGTGTTCCGCGTCGGTACGGCGGGCGGCGCCACCCGGCCCTCCACCGGCTACACCTTCAGCGCCGTGCAGCGCCAGACCCGGTCGCTGGCGGCGGCGCTGCGGGCGGGGGAACCGCCGCGTACGCCCTCCCCGTACCGCGCCCGGTCCCTCGCCATGGACGCGGTCATGCTGCGGGCCCTGGACACCGGGCGGGTGGACGGCGCCGCCTTCTTCACCGGCCTCTTCCGCTCGGTTCCGCCCGCGCGGCTGCTCCGCTTCCTGGACGGATCGGCCCCGCTGCGCGAGGAGTTGCTCGTCGGTCTCCGCACCCCCGTCGCCCCGATGCTCCGTACCGTCGCCGAACTCCCGTTCCGCGCACGCCGGTTCTACCCCGCGCAACCTGCCCCCGCCTCCTCCCTCCCCCACCTGCCCGATGAGGAATGA
- a CDS encoding MerR family transcriptional regulator, with protein MDATSRGRTETPDQGNADGPWAGNPDLPAPRSGDVPDPGTTDPPGAGASGPAGYDGGLTTGAVARLLGVAPTTLRSWERRYGIGPAEREGGRHRRWTSGDVELLMRMCDFTNSGLPPAEAARAALAVAPGAASAPPGAARRTRPAPSRPSTAPGALPVGRGRTEARGLARAAVRLDARAVEELLARALDRHGLVAAWDEVIMPTLNAVGRRWESSGERYVEVEHLLSWHVSTALRRVAAGPPAARGTAVTLLACAPDENHTLPLEALTAGLMQRGLPVRMFGAALPVDALEEAVRRTGPAGIALWSQGRSTASRPLAQRIASIEWGVRGARTAPTVLLAGPGWAGHQPDGVLRPTSLAEALALLSALASR; from the coding sequence ATGGACGCAACGAGTCGTGGGCGTACGGAAACACCGGACCAGGGGAACGCGGACGGGCCGTGGGCCGGGAACCCGGACCTGCCGGCCCCCAGGAGCGGGGACGTACCGGACCCCGGGACGACGGATCCGCCGGGTGCCGGCGCCTCCGGCCCGGCCGGGTACGACGGAGGGCTGACCACCGGAGCCGTCGCACGGCTCCTGGGCGTGGCCCCGACCACCCTCCGCTCCTGGGAGCGCCGGTACGGCATCGGGCCCGCCGAACGCGAAGGGGGCCGGCACCGGCGCTGGACCTCCGGCGACGTCGAACTGCTCATGCGCATGTGCGACTTCACCAACTCCGGGCTTCCGCCGGCCGAGGCCGCCCGCGCCGCGCTCGCCGTCGCGCCCGGCGCCGCGAGTGCGCCCCCGGGAGCCGCCCGGCGGACGCGGCCCGCCCCGTCCCGCCCGTCCACCGCCCCCGGCGCCCTCCCGGTCGGCCGCGGGCGCACCGAAGCCCGGGGACTCGCGCGGGCGGCCGTCCGCCTGGACGCGCGCGCCGTGGAGGAGCTGCTCGCCCGCGCCCTGGACCGGCACGGGCTCGTGGCCGCCTGGGACGAGGTCATCATGCCGACCCTGAACGCCGTGGGCCGCAGATGGGAGAGTTCCGGCGAGCGGTACGTCGAGGTGGAGCACCTGCTCTCCTGGCACGTCTCCACCGCGCTCCGGCGCGTCGCCGCAGGCCCGCCGGCCGCGCGCGGCACCGCCGTCACCCTGCTCGCCTGCGCGCCGGACGAGAACCACACGCTGCCGCTGGAGGCGCTCACCGCCGGACTGATGCAACGCGGCCTGCCGGTGAGGATGTTCGGGGCGGCCCTGCCGGTCGATGCCCTGGAAGAGGCCGTCCGGCGCACCGGTCCGGCCGGCATCGCCCTCTGGTCGCAAGGCCGTTCGACGGCGAGCCGGCCGCTGGCCCAGCGGATCGCCTCCATCGAATGGGGGGTACGCGGTGCCCGCACCGCCCCGACCGTCCTGCTCGCCGGACCCGGCTGGGCGGGTCACCAGCCGGACGGCGTGCTGCGCCCCACCAGCCTGGCCGAGGCGCTCGCCCTGCTGTCGGCGCTCGCCTCGCGCTGA
- a CDS encoding acyltransferase family protein produces MTGAHRRTATAPQHAAGTGAPRGRADRNGGRDPYVDVLRALALVRVVSYHTFGWPWLGFVFPSMGVMFALAGSLMARSLERPAWSVIRGRMRRLLVPVWVFGLFFGAAMVLHGWVPGPDALYWVLPVGDPPGNAWGEQGWAVLWYLRTYLWFVLLSPVLLRLFSRWPLPVLGLSLVPAVLLGTVWQVPDGRLGGGISDLSVFLFCWLLGFAHRDGTLDRLRPGRVAAVAAGLMAAGAWWALTHRADGSYDLDDIPLAQALWSGGAVALLLRLRPGTSATPARGRFLGRVVRVFNSRAVTIYLWHEVALMLSVVVIDLMWRVPSLEDRLPLGSTWFQFAVAWPLIAAAVAVFGWVEDVAAGRSPRLLP; encoded by the coding sequence GTGACCGGCGCGCATCGCAGGACGGCCACTGCTCCCCAACACGCCGCGGGCACAGGGGCTCCGAGGGGCCGGGCGGACCGGAACGGGGGCCGCGACCCGTACGTCGACGTCCTGCGCGCCCTGGCGCTCGTCCGTGTGGTCAGCTACCACACCTTCGGATGGCCCTGGTTGGGGTTCGTCTTCCCGTCCATGGGCGTGATGTTCGCGCTCGCCGGTTCGCTGATGGCGCGCTCGCTGGAGCGGCCCGCGTGGTCGGTGATCCGCGGCAGGATGCGCCGACTCCTCGTGCCGGTCTGGGTGTTCGGGCTGTTCTTCGGTGCGGCGATGGTGCTGCACGGGTGGGTGCCGGGCCCGGACGCGCTGTACTGGGTGCTGCCGGTGGGCGATCCGCCGGGCAACGCCTGGGGCGAGCAGGGGTGGGCGGTGCTCTGGTACCTGCGGACCTATCTGTGGTTCGTGCTGCTCTCTCCCGTCCTGCTGCGCCTCTTCTCCCGGTGGCCCCTGCCGGTCCTGGGCCTGTCGCTCGTACCGGCGGTCCTGCTGGGGACGGTGTGGCAGGTGCCGGACGGCCGGCTGGGCGGCGGGATCAGCGATCTGTCGGTGTTCCTCTTCTGCTGGCTGCTGGGCTTCGCGCACCGCGACGGCACCCTGGACCGGCTCCGGCCGGGACGGGTCGCGGCGGTGGCGGCGGGGCTGATGGCGGCGGGCGCGTGGTGGGCGCTGACCCACCGGGCGGACGGGAGCTACGACCTGGACGACATCCCGCTCGCCCAGGCGCTCTGGTCCGGCGGAGCGGTCGCGCTGCTGCTGCGGCTGCGGCCCGGCACCTCGGCCACGCCCGCGCGCGGCCGTTTCCTCGGGCGGGTGGTGCGTGTCTTCAACTCGCGCGCGGTGACGATCTATCTGTGGCACGAGGTCGCGCTGATGCTGAGCGTGGTGGTGATCGATCTGATGTGGCGGGTGCCGTCGCTGGAGGACCGTCTGCCGCTGGGCAGCACATGGTTCCAGTTCGCGGTCGCCTGGCCGCTGATCGCCGCCGCGGTCGCCGTGTTCGGCTGGGTGGAGGACGTGGCGGCCGGGCGGTCGCCGAGGCTGCTGCCGTGA
- a CDS encoding nitroreductase family deazaflavin-dependent oxidoreductase, with protein MPLKGEYEPSPTQWVRDQVELYESSGGTQGTTMRDMPVVVLTTKGARSGKIRKSALMRVEHDGTYAVVASLGGAPKHPVWYHNVTADPRVELQDGPVRQDMVAREVTGDEKAVWWERAVEAFPDYADYQKKTDRVIPVFVLEPAPTPH; from the coding sequence ATGCCGCTCAAGGGCGAGTACGAACCCAGCCCCACCCAGTGGGTGCGTGACCAGGTCGAGTTGTACGAGAGCTCCGGCGGGACGCAGGGCACCACGATGCGCGACATGCCGGTCGTGGTGCTCACCACCAAGGGCGCCCGCAGCGGGAAGATCCGCAAGTCCGCGCTGATGCGCGTCGAGCACGACGGCACCTACGCGGTGGTCGCCTCCCTCGGCGGGGCTCCGAAGCACCCGGTCTGGTACCACAACGTCACCGCCGACCCCCGCGTCGAGCTCCAGGACGGACCGGTCCGGCAGGACATGGTCGCCCGTGAGGTGACGGGGGACGAGAAGGCCGTGTGGTGGGAGCGCGCGGTCGAGGCGTTCCCCGACTACGCGGACTACCAGAAGAAGACGGACCGGGTGATCCCCGTCTTCGTCCTGGAGCCCGCGCCGACGCCGCACTGA
- a CDS encoding DUF5914 domain-containing protein, with protein sequence MTPPGTGRPARRGRIPLRLRRDPVPWERQRPTWRDARPALIASALQHALSRPSGNWYVIGASRRITPGRSFGRTVQGTEVVAWRDASGRLRAGPGACPHLGAPLKDSPVRCGTLVCHWHGLALNGEPFAGWEPYPAFDDGVLAWVRLDAAGGETPLDRPVLPERPVPATAVDAVYEGFGTCEPEDVVANRLDPWHGAWFHPYSFVDLTVLDVPGGDAGDGRDGFAVDVSFKVAGRVVVPVRAVFTAPEPRTVVMHITEGEGRGSVVESHATPLGTGPDGRPRTAVVEAVVAASDRRGFALARAAAPLLRPLMRASAGRLWRDDLAYAERRWELRGRGRFPG encoded by the coding sequence ATGACGCCCCCCGGAACCGGCCGGCCCGCCCGCCGCGGACGTATCCCGCTGCGGCTGCGCCGCGACCCCGTGCCGTGGGAGCGCCAGCGCCCCACCTGGCGCGACGCCCGTCCCGCCCTCATCGCGAGCGCCCTCCAGCACGCGCTGAGCCGCCCCTCCGGCAACTGGTACGTCATCGGCGCCTCCCGCCGCATCACCCCCGGCCGTTCCTTCGGCCGCACCGTCCAGGGCACCGAGGTCGTCGCCTGGCGCGACGCCTCCGGCCGCCTGCGCGCAGGACCCGGCGCCTGCCCGCACCTGGGCGCACCACTGAAGGACAGCCCCGTCCGCTGCGGCACCCTCGTCTGCCACTGGCACGGACTCGCCCTGAACGGCGAGCCGTTCGCCGGCTGGGAGCCGTACCCGGCCTTCGACGACGGAGTCCTCGCCTGGGTGCGGCTGGACGCGGCGGGCGGCGAGACGCCGCTGGACCGGCCCGTCCTCCCCGAACGGCCGGTCCCCGCGACGGCGGTCGACGCGGTGTACGAGGGCTTCGGCACCTGCGAACCCGAGGACGTCGTCGCCAACCGCCTCGACCCCTGGCACGGCGCCTGGTTCCACCCGTACTCCTTCGTGGACCTGACCGTGCTCGACGTCCCCGGCGGCGACGCAGGGGACGGCCGGGACGGGTTCGCGGTCGACGTCTCCTTCAAGGTGGCGGGCCGCGTCGTGGTGCCCGTACGCGCCGTGTTCACGGCACCCGAACCCCGTACCGTCGTCATGCACATCACCGAGGGCGAGGGCCGGGGCTCCGTGGTCGAGAGCCACGCCACCCCGCTCGGCACCGGCCCCGACGGGCGGCCGCGCACCGCCGTGGTCGAGGCGGTCGTCGCCGCCTCCGACCGGCGCGGCTTCGCGCTCGCCCGCGCGGCGGCCCCGCTGCTGCGCCCGCTGATGAGGGCCTCCGCCGGGCGGCTCTGGCGCGACGACCTGGCCTACGCCGAACGCCGCTGGGAGCTGCGCGGACGCGGGCGGTTCCCGGGCTGA
- a CDS encoding NAD(P)/FAD-dependent oxidoreductase, whose product MRRPGAKVPDAHRAPDPRRHGRDRRAEVLRAPEGRARFDGGAPSVAVVGGGIAGLAAATLLAERGARVTLHEREATLGGRLAGWSTELADGSSVTMSRGFHAFFRQYYNLRGLLRRVDPGLESLTAVPDYPLRHSGGMYDSFARVPRTPPLSAMGFVALSPSFGARDLLRMNPRAALPLLDVRVPQVYERLDAVSARDFLARVRFPEAAHHLAFEVFSRSFFADPGDLSAAELVLMFHIYFLGSSEGLLFDVPAEPFPQALWDPLQGYLEKHGVRVRTGSAVESVVPAADGGLDVTADGRTAHRDAVVLALDSGGLRRLVATSPGLGDSRWRGRLARLRTAPPFLVSRLWLERPVAADRPGFLGTSGYGPLDNVSVLERWEGEALRWSRRTGGSVVELHAYAVAPDADREAVQAEVVRQLHRIYPETSGVRVVDSRHEWRADCPHFPVGGYRDRPSVRTPDPAVVVAGDLVRTELPVALMERAATSGFMAANALLADWGVRGQTLWTVPRAGRSVALRQLARLGTA is encoded by the coding sequence GTGAGGCGGCCGGGAGCCAAGGTGCCGGACGCGCACCGTGCACCGGACCCCCGGCGGCACGGCCGTGACCGGCGGGCCGAGGTGCTCCGGGCCCCGGAGGGCCGGGCGCGGTTCGACGGCGGGGCCCCGTCGGTGGCGGTGGTCGGCGGCGGCATCGCCGGTCTCGCGGCGGCCACCCTGCTGGCCGAGCGCGGCGCGCGGGTCACGCTCCACGAACGGGAGGCGACGCTCGGCGGGCGGCTCGCCGGGTGGTCCACCGAACTGGCGGACGGCTCCTCGGTCACCATGAGCCGGGGCTTCCACGCCTTCTTCCGCCAGTACTACAACCTGCGCGGGTTGCTCCGCCGGGTCGATCCCGGGCTGGAGTCGCTCACCGCCGTGCCGGACTATCCGCTGCGGCACAGCGGCGGGATGTACGACAGCTTCGCGCGGGTACCGCGCACCCCGCCGCTCAGCGCGATGGGGTTCGTCGCCCTCAGCCCCTCCTTCGGGGCGCGCGACCTGCTGCGGATGAACCCGCGCGCCGCGCTGCCGCTGCTCGACGTGCGCGTACCGCAGGTGTACGAGCGGCTCGACGCGGTCAGCGCCCGCGACTTCCTGGCCCGGGTCCGCTTCCCCGAGGCCGCGCACCATCTGGCCTTCGAGGTGTTCTCCCGGAGCTTCTTCGCCGATCCGGGCGACCTCTCCGCCGCCGAACTCGTGCTGATGTTCCACATCTACTTCCTCGGCTCCAGCGAGGGGCTGCTCTTCGACGTACCGGCGGAACCGTTCCCGCAGGCGCTCTGGGACCCGCTCCAGGGGTACCTGGAGAAGCACGGGGTCCGGGTGCGGACCGGGTCCGCCGTGGAGAGCGTGGTCCCCGCCGCCGACGGCGGGCTCGACGTCACGGCGGACGGCCGTACGGCCCACCGGGACGCGGTGGTGCTGGCGCTCGACTCCGGCGGGCTGCGGCGGCTGGTGGCGACCTCACCCGGGCTCGGCGACAGCCGGTGGCGCGGCAGGCTGGCGAGGCTGCGTACCGCCCCGCCGTTCCTGGTGTCGCGGCTCTGGCTGGAGCGGCCCGTGGCGGCGGACCGCCCGGGCTTCCTCGGCACCAGCGGGTACGGCCCGCTGGACAACGTGAGCGTCCTGGAGCGCTGGGAGGGCGAGGCCCTGCGCTGGTCCCGCCGGACCGGCGGCTCGGTGGTGGAGCTGCACGCGTACGCGGTGGCGCCGGACGCGGACCGGGAGGCCGTACAGGCCGAGGTGGTACGCCAGTTGCACCGGATCTACCCGGAGACCTCGGGGGTCCGGGTGGTGGACTCCCGCCACGAATGGCGGGCGGACTGCCCGCACTTCCCGGTGGGCGGCTACCGCGACCGCCCCTCCGTACGCACCCCCGACCCGGCGGTGGTGGTCGCCGGCGACCTGGTCCGTACCGAACTGCCGGTCGCCCTGATGGAACGGGCCGCCACCAGCGGATTCATGGCCGCGAACGCCCTGTTGGCCGACTGGGGGGTGCGGGGCCAGACCCTGTGGACGGTGCCGCGCGCCGGACGGTCGGTGGCGCTGCGGCAACTCGCCCGGCTGGGAACGGCATAG
- a CDS encoding methyltransferase, with protein MTLLHDAELSSAFDHASLAYDRLVAANPGYHAHLRRSARRLGLPHGGAGLRVLDLGCGTGASTAALLAAAPYAEIVAVDASAGMLAQAAAKEWPAHVRFVHSPVEALADGAGAGLHGGAVGGRFDAVFAAYLFRNVTDPDATLLSTRELLAPGGRLAVHEYALSQGRAHRTLWNAVCRSVVMPLGRAAGDGELYRHLWRSVLAFDTAPEFAERIGRAGFEEVRVLPLPGWQTGITHTFVARAPRRSQDAA; from the coding sequence ATGACCCTGCTGCACGACGCCGAGTTGTCCTCCGCGTTCGACCACGCCTCCCTCGCCTACGACCGCCTGGTGGCGGCCAACCCCGGCTACCACGCCCATCTGCGCCGCTCGGCCCGCCGGCTCGGGCTGCCGCACGGCGGGGCGGGGCTCCGGGTGCTCGACCTGGGGTGCGGCACGGGCGCCTCCACCGCGGCCCTGCTGGCGGCCGCCCCGTACGCGGAGATCGTGGCCGTCGACGCGTCGGCGGGCATGCTCGCGCAGGCAGCCGCGAAGGAGTGGCCCGCCCATGTCAGGTTCGTGCACTCCCCGGTGGAGGCACTGGCGGACGGCGCGGGGGCGGGCCTGCACGGCGGCGCGGTCGGCGGCCGTTTCGACGCGGTGTTCGCCGCCTATCTCTTCCGCAACGTCACCGATCCGGACGCCACGCTCCTCTCGACCCGTGAACTCCTCGCCCCGGGCGGGCGGTTGGCGGTGCACGAGTACGCCCTGTCCCAGGGCCGGGCGCACCGGACGCTGTGGAACGCGGTCTGCCGCTCGGTGGTGATGCCGCTGGGCCGGGCCGCCGGGGACGGGGAGCTCTACCGCCATCTGTGGCGCAGTGTGCTCGCCTTCGACACGGCGCCGGAATTCGCCGAGCGGATCGGCCGCGCCGGTTTCGAGGAGGTGCGGGTGCTGCCGCTGCCCGGCTGGCAGACCGGCATCACCCACACCTTCGTCGCCCGGGCGCCGCGCCGGTCCCAGGACGCCGCGTGA